The nucleotide window GTAGTGATGATGCTGTCGTACTGGTAATTGGAAAACAGCCTGGCCCAGTCATGGCCGTTTAAATACGCGCCTGCGAACCCGATGAGCTGGCCGTCACGGTAAAGCGGCCTGGAAAAGACGTATTCCGAGGTATCTCCGGTAAAATAGTACACTGTGTGATAGAGGCCCGGCCCGTTTTTCACGGTATTGTCGCAGACGATTCCGTTAAATGCGATCCGGTGCAGGTTCATGTCATCG belongs to Anaerotignum faecicola and includes:
- a CDS encoding two-component sensor histidine kinase — translated: DDMNLHRIAFNGIVCDNTVKNGPGLYHTVYYFTGDTSEYVFSRPLYRDGQLIGFAGAYLNGHDWARLFSNYQYDSIITTANGDIIFCSREGFLPERNTNKFRNEEQQRLVFLHGNRYLLSSHFLKDEGVTIYSFIYYPKNVLYLAI